From Triticum aestivum cultivar Chinese Spring chromosome 7B, IWGSC CS RefSeq v2.1, whole genome shotgun sequence:
CCGCCAGCAACCTTTGTCCAACCAGAGCTGCAGGGCAGCTTATCAACAGCACTAAAGAGTGCTTCTATCGTCAATGAACGTcgcacccttatgggtgcggtgattgaaaagattcagtccgccgagagtggactgaatgagtcatgcatcagccttataaaaggctttgaggtatgttctaggaacctttgaagattgtcatagtatggatagtagcccctaatgCCCTGTCCAGTGAAAGAGAGAACCAGACAGGGGATCAAATACCCGCTTCGCAGGAGACTCAATTGATGACATATATCTCTTTGTTTATAAATAGGCATCTGTAGCGATGACCGCCTCTCATACTGCTGAAGTATCTGGACTGAAGTAGAGTCTAGatcgggccgaagaagaacttggccgagtgaagaagcagttggaggacaagcaaggtaagTCGAAACCTTGATAAGTTTAGCACAAATGAGCAGTTGTGCCCGATGAAATTATTTgtattgtgtgctctaggagcaaatgccgaaattgaggcacttAAAAAGGTTGTGGCCGAAGCCGAAAAGAAGGCCGCCATGGAGCAGGCTCTTCGCggaaaacacgaggccagggtcattgaagctgaacgagcgctccaggaggctgtgaagaaaagcgagactttggagcagagtctatgagggaaagaatccaaactcgcccaGGCTCTGCAAGCCGCaaatgatgctcgggaggaagcccaaggtgctctgaaggacattcaggaggcgagGAGGATTGCAGCCGGTAAGGCTTTTTCTTATTCAAAGCGATTTTTATGTAGTAATAGGAGAGATTCAAGGTGACAAATTGAATTCttatttctccaggggcgtttgtggacctgccacgcagcatatttgatgctgctcaattctaccgagctgaggagaAGAAGACTATGGGAAAGCATTTCTGGTCGCaatatttggcaccgaattatctggtgccatttgtcgatcagctgaagcagctgatcaaactgcaccaggcgaccgaactagccatgaaggacttagttgtccggctatggcccgctgagccaattccaagcagttacttcaggctcgtgaagtaGATCGTGGGCGCTTGTCCTCGGCTCGAAGTtattaagcggtcggtctgtatagaaggtgcacgaatggcattcgcccatgcgaaagtgcactgggggaagcttgatgctgaaagCTGATGaatgagggaccgccggagggtaaggagcaccgcaagcccgaattatattatgatggtgtcctgaaaggagctcgccttgtggcggagcaatgaacgaaagacattatatttccctaaaGACAGTCATGCTGTCCTTTGTAATGCGGAACACTGGCACTTTTATTATATATTGCTCGTTATATAAacatttttcctcctgtgcggccgtttgatatatatgaatcctgagagttggccagtcgtcggcttctgcaccCACGTAGAAAGTACGGATGTGTTCGGGacaaacctgaacactctttatcccatttttgggtccttgaaggaggtgttcagcacagcgaaccaggcaattgaGAAACAGTATAACGGGGCTAGCTACGAGCCACCACAGCGTTTTGAGACTCTGAGCCGTCAGATCGTGCTAATGTGCGTACGTTGTAGATCTGCTTGGCCGTTCTCAGATCGCTCGAGCTCTGTAGACGCCGTTTCGCGGGCCGCTGCTCCATAGAGCGAGCGTCCGTTTCTGTCCTCAATTGGGCCGGAAAGGCCCAGGTCCATTCCCCCGACACCCCACCCCGAACTGCTCGTTTCCTATTCCTTCATCCGCTATGCGCCATCTTCCTCCGTCCGCTATGCGCCGTCGCAGTCCTCCGCCCAGCCGACGATGAAGATTGCCCGCCCTTACCCTCGCATGGGCCAGGTCATCCAGGGTGTTGCCAGCGCTATCCACTCAACTGCTCGTGCTTTGTTCTTTCGTCTGCGACGCCCTCGTTCCTTCATCGGCGATGTGTTGCCGCTGTCCTTTGTCCCGCCGGCAAGCTTCTGTTGCGCGTCTACCTCCACAGCGGTGACCTCCACTTGCCATGTACTCTTCATATGCAAGTCCCTTCTTTGTTGTTTTTTAATGCCAGCGTCCTTGATGGCGGCTGTGGTGGCCTCCCACTTTGTCGGTGGCCATCACCGGCTGTACTCCGCCTGCATCGGCATCCATGCCAGCGCGTCCCTCCCCATTCCATGACTAAAGCTGGAACTTCCATGTAATTATCGTGATAAAGGTCCATTGTCTAGCTACCTCAGGTATGCCTCTATCTCTCTTTTGTGAATCCCTCTGAAACTGAATATCTTTAGGTTGTAAGATAATTATTCATTCAAATCTCTTCCTACGAAAATAATAGATGTATGTCCGACATTGTTCACACAAAGGAGCAGCAAGCTAGCTACTCATGTAGAGGTTTTTGTGCTTGATTGCGCCACTTATCTTATCAAACCATTGCTGGTATGGAAAAATAATTTACTATGTTTCAGTTTCCAACGAGGCTCTGATCGGCTGTTAAAGTGATGAATAAATTTTGGAACCTGGGAAGAGAAGCATGTTTAAAAAAAGGAGAAGATCTGCTAATATGGTAATAATACACCTCATTTAAATAGATTGCGTTTTCTGTATTACGACTACATGTCTCAATAGCTGCAAGTACTTTCGTCATCATGGTTATTTTTCATCAGCTCAAGATAGTCTGAAGAATTAGTAGTTCAGTACTGTCTCAGTTTATATATCTTCAATTACTTTTCATCTTTTCAATAGCAATACCTTTTTACATTCTCATATGTATGATGTTTGGCATCTAAATTCTCAACTAGCAGTTCTTCCCCTCTTTGCAGGAAGTATGGAATGCATCGAACGCGTACACAGCAGAACCTGTATAGCATAGGGTTCAGGATAGTCTAACAAGGTAGATTATTTTCTAAAAGATTCATGCTGAAGTTGTAGGATTATGGATGCACATTGTTTTCTTTTGTTAACTATATAACATGATTTAACTTTATTTTCTCTCCTAAGCATGAGGCTTTGAGCTCCTGGGAAGCGATTTATATTGTGAGAAAAGTGAGAAGCCGGCCCTTTGACACATGGAGTACACTATATTGTTCGAAGATCGTATTATTTGGGAGACCAATAATATTATGTCAATTTGCATTGATTATTATGTGAGAAGCCCTTACTTTCCCTCAATCCCTCAAATTTAGGAATCCTGCTACACAATGTGATCTCTTTCTGGTTGGTGGAGCTTTATCACAATCATTGTGAGATGAATTTGTGACTTCCAGTTCCAAAGATCACCTTTCTATATATCATGAGTTAATAGGGAAGTGCTATAGAAAGTTTTATATGGCATCCATGTAATTTCCAATTcttttttcatttctttaaattATTATATTTTTCCAATGTCATCTTTAAAATCATTTCTTTAATCATATACTTTTAGGAGTTGTTGCTTGAaatattgcttctaattttgtgaTTGTTGATTTCATAATGTCTGCTCGCTATGGATAGACAAGAATGTTGTTTGTCCTTTTTAGAAGTACTTTGGTATTAAGACTTATGGTTGTACCGACACTCTATTATCCAAAATGAAATTCATGGAGTTTATGAACATAAAAATATTCTAGCTGAAGATAGAACCAAGTTCTATTGTTCCAAGTGGTACAAATAACTACATCCCCCCCCCAATATTAATATGGTTTCCTTGTTAGGACGTCCTATTGTTTTGTTGATGCTTCctctgttcctttatataaggtatatttattttttcaaaagtcaaacaagTGCATGTTTGACtgagtttttagaaaaatatatcaatagtCACAATACAAAATTCATAAcatttgatccatcatgaaaagtagtttcatattttatctattagtTATTGCAcatgttgttattttattctagaatcttggtcaaacattcaaATGGTTGACTTACGCGAGAACCAATACACTTATTTTCTGGAACGGAGTATATATTCTTAAGATggtgggcgcggcaacgcgcgcttTTATGGTCTagtcagactatagggctttatcactctcacttagccataggaattcaagtatggtaggcgcaacccctggtgttcggaagaccgtacgaggggctctaacagcacctgatcggaagaccgatccgtcgcactctgtATTTGTTATGgtattatgcggaataaatccttaaagattttacaacctctcgaacagctgaccagctctcgtcgtatcatgacagtcagttttcggctttctctactaagtctcaccctggaccgcgttgttgatgattgaaggagccatcatgccttgcggtgacgacacagtggaactctcaatgaaagcaccaatgtcggtgtcaaaaccggcggatctcgggtagggggtcccgaactgtgcgtctaaggctaatggtaacaggagacagggacacaatgttttacccaggttcgggccctctcgatggaggtaataccctacttcctgcttgattgatcttgatgatatgagtattacaagagttgatctaccacgagatcgtagaggctaaaccctaggagctagccaatgattatgattgttctggtcctacggactaaaccctccggtttatatagacaccggaggaggctagggttacacagagtcggttacaaagagtgagatctaacatccgaatcgccaagcttgccttccacgcaaaggagagtcccatctggacacgggatgaagtcttgaatcttgtatcttcatagtccaacagtccggccaaagtatatagtccggctgtccggatacccccttatccaggactccctcagtcgcgaGCCTGGAGTGGTTGGATCCGCCGACTGAGAAATacctccagcaaatccatgccAGTGACGCCTTGATTGATCAACTGGACCACCCTCTCAACCAGCATGTTTGTTTCCACCCTCTCCGCAGTGGTCACTTTCAACGAAGAAGGGGCCTGAACACGATCGAAAgtaaaagggggaagtccagtcgactggcctggagttgcaatgtcctggcagtagaaccaggtcgactgccagcccctgaccgactcgggaagggtcatggaagggaaagagctcctcttccgcttctggatacccaaacccccacacatctggacgACGTGTGTTTTCTCGTCACTTGTGTTAGCTTTCTTTACCGAATGGGAGCAGATAaagaaaatatgcttgaaaagaccccactgcggtcgacagcccagaaaattcttgcacatggacacgaatgcggctaggtatgtgatggtattggggaaaaagtgatgaagttgggctccgaagaagttcaagaaaccccggaaaaaAGGATGCGCAGGAAGAGAGAAACCAcgatcgacgtgggtggcgagaagaacgcactcacccggtcgcggctgcggctccgtctccccctcGGGCAAACGCGCGGCGCCGTTGGCGATCAGGCCGGACTCGGCCAGCTCGTCCAAGTCATCCTGCCGGAGCAAggatcggatccaatcgccctggatccaacccggcgGCAGCGCCGGCCGCGACGACGACCCCTGATTCTGCTTCTTGCCCtttgccgcccccgtcgcctttttCGCGCGttctagcgccgccgtcttgtccttcaccatggtggcggaacggcggcgtcgagagcggaggagccggatgcggtggggaagcagaggagaaggagagggaatGGACACGCACAGTGCAGGCACCTCGGCCCCGTCGCCTTTTAAGGatccgcttccgagtggctgacacatgggcccaggcgatcctgtcaaatcccgcaacagtcacgcgttgggtatgtggcgaaaaaggtggcgcagggaTCGAGGCGCCCCTGTCTATCCATCCCCCTTACTGCGGCAtgctccgtcccgcgcgcttccccgaaatttcaaATCACGTGAGATCCGGGATAAGCCGTAACCAATCGCGTCGAAGGTTTCGCGCCCAAAAACAACACTCGACGGATGACGTTATAAATCCACTCGGCGACttttgaatcgatcaaggcgactgaaacgaagccgaagttccaacatgAGCCTTCCGTCCAACGCAAGTACGTGTGAATCGCAAGGGTcgaagcaagatcaacttcaaccttctttccaCTCGAACCTCAAtcaattcgggggctaatgatgatgatacagacctagggtagggtcataggcctgacctatacgccctacccaaggtcactgccCTAGAAGCAGAGAAGCTCAAGAGACAATAGGGAATACCCAATGAAGGCGTCGAGTGCGATTCACTCGACCAGTCAACCACTCGGGTACCCCTCTTTCCCGAAGTCACATGACCGGTcaatcactcgaccatacaagaattcACTCGACCTACTAAAGACCAGGAGACACTCAGAACAGCAATGGAcaagcattcactccgtagtctttaaggtcatttaaggcacttaaggctggcattaccagtaacgccccatctttatgtacgttgaaccctctgtaacgggggatggctggggtcctggcgcactctatataagccaccccctcctcttggacaggggttcgcaccccctgttacacacattcatataattcagtcgaccgcctccgggcaccgagacgtaagaCTTTTAcatcctccgagaggggcctgaactcgtaaacacttgcgtacaatcttgccgtagctaggaccttgcctcctcattcgtacccctatacttactgtcagaGTTAGTACCACGACAGGAGCCGCTTGGGTAAATTCTATGGCATCCTTGTCCTGTTTTACGGGCTTTGCTAGACCTATGAAAATTTTGGTACGAAAGCTACGTAAAGGGTGATGTGGGGTCTGCCTTCTCTCTAACCCCAATCATAACCTGCCAGCTGTCTAATTACGTAACATTTCGTTAAACCATTCGTAGGTGTAGCACCGCTCGTCTTCCCTGCCGATAATTCTACACCTACGAAGACTAACATAAATCTTTTACGTAACCTTCCATCAATAACTCtttcccccctgattttaagtgggGTGGGGCCCGCCTTCTCTCTAACCCCAATCATAACCTGCCAGTTGTCTAATTACGTAACATTACGTACGTTAAACCATTCGTATGTGTAGCACCGCTCCTTCCCTGCCGATAATTCTACACCTACGAAGACTAATGTAAATCTTTTACGTATCCTTCCATCAAGAACTCTTTCCTCCCTGATTTTAAGTAGGGTGGGGCCCGCCTTCTCTCTAACCCCAATCATAACCTGCCAGCTGTCTAATTACATAACATTACGTTAAACCATTTGTAGGTGTAGCACTGCTCGTCTTCCCTGCCGATAATTCTACACCTACGAAGACTAACGTAAATCTTTTACGTAACCTTCCATTAATAACTCTTCCCCCTGTTTTTAAGTGAGGTGAGGCCCGCCTTCTTTCTAACCCCAATCATAACCTCCCAGCTGTCTGCGGTCTTCCCGTCCCGATGAAACCAAGTCGGCACGCCGGCACGGGCCAGATTGCCTGTAGCAGCACGGCCGACGGTGTCAAGCAGCGGCATCGGCGCCGCCTTCTCTCCTCTCACCGGCGGACGCAGCACGGCGACACGACACGTGCGCGTGCGTCCACGGAAGCTGCCGCTGCCGACCTCCGCGATCTCATCGGGCACATCATCCAACACGCGCCTCGCTTCAGACTCTGGTTACTGCCCGTGTCCTCTGCTTCACACCTTCCATTCCACCGAGCATCTCTCCCCCCATCGCTTCCCCGCAACCATCGTGCACCGCTGCAGCCCTGAAGGCGCAACACAATACCCCGGAAATTGTACAAGGGGCCAAGAAGAAAAGTCTCCTCCCCACCACCCTACCAAGAAACCGTAGTCGTCACACTCACAGTCACTTGCTCAGTCCACTCCGCGCACCCTCACTCTCGCCCACTCCGTCCGGCGAGTCCGCCCGCGCCGCGGCGATGGCCGTGAGCAACAACATCACGGCGTGCCTCAACTTCCTGGCCCTAATCTGCACCATCCCGGTGGTCGCCACGGGCCTCTGGTTCGCCTCCAAGCAGGGCGCCGAGTGCGCGCGGCTGGCGCGCTGGCCCGTGGCCATCCTCGGCGggctgctcctcctcgtcgccctcgCGGGCTTCGTCGGCGCCTACTGGAACCGCCAGGGCCTGCTGGCCGCCTACCTCTTCGCCATGGCGGCCCTCATCACGCTCCTGCTGGCCCTCCTCGTCTTCGCCTTCGCCGTCACCCACGGCTCCGGGGCGTACGACGTGCCCGGCCGCGCCTACCGCGAGTACCGCCTCGAGGGCTTCTCCGGCTGGCTGCGCGGGTATGTTGCTGGGGATCCCCAGCGGTGGGAGGGCATCAGGGCGTGCCTCGCCGCGTCGGACACCTGCAAGAAGCTCACCATGGAGACCGCCTTCTTCATCGCCCCCGAGCAGTTCTACCAGTCCGACCTCTCCCCGCTCCAGGTACTACCCGCATTGTAGAATTAATTGGTAAATTGAAGGCTGCAGCGTGCCCATTTCATCAGGGATTCTAATCTGAAGTGGTTACTAGTTAGTGCCAATAGGAATCAAATCGAGGGCTCTATGGAAGAAAGCAGGATTAAATTATACACATTCCATTGGCCGACTGCATTGTGTGAGATTCATTTTGTTCCTTGTGTGCAAATGGTCTAAAATCGAATCAATGCCAGGTAGGCTGATGATTTGGGCGCTTAGCGTGCAAGTGCAAGTAGGTCCTGTCCATGTGTGTACCACCAGTAAACTTGCTGAAGAAAGAACTGTAATCGAAGTGGAGATGGTGCTATCTAGGAGTACATGTGAGAATAGATCCACATAGAAATGTGGGTCAGCGCGCGGAAGCGTGTGATTTAGCCATCCTAGATGATTACCAATTCGAGGTGATGGAAGGTGGAAGCTTCCATGTGCATGATGCAaccaaattaagcatggcatgccCTTTGATGTCCTTGCTAGCCAGCTCACGCAGTCACGCTGCGTGCGCTCTGTCCCCTTGCGCAACCGCTTGCTCTCGACTTACGCTCTGGTTGTCGTCGCGCGTGCAGTCCGGTTGCTGCAAGCCGCCGACGGCGTGCGGGTACGCGTACGTGTCCCCGACGGTGTGGACGAGCCCGGCGAACCCGGCGGCGGACGCGGACTGCGGCGTCTGGAGCAACGACCCGCGGCAGCTCTGCTACTGGTGCGTCTCCTGCAAGGCCGGCATGCTGGGCACCCTGCGCGACCAGTGGCGCCGGGCCAACgtggcgctcgtcgccgccaccgtCGCGCTCCTCGTCGTCTACGTCATCGGCTGCAGCGCCTTCAAGAACGCCCAGACCGAGGACCTCTTCCGCCGCTACAAGTGGAGCAACAACACCTGATGCTGACGTTGTGCACTAGTatgactagtagaatgcccgtgcgttgcaacgggctgcATTGGGGACTTTCTTTTTACAATTAAAttgctctcttttttttccttgctATCTTCTCCCAACTGTAAAATCTCTGCAGCAAACATCATTGATAGTAGAAAAAGAGGCTGTCATGTCAAATTATGTGCATCTCCAAGGTGTTGCACTACAACAAAAAAGAGATCAATGCACCCATTTATCATACTTGCACAAGTTTTAGTTTGTAATCACATTAGTGAAACATGCTAGTCCCTAATGACCTTTTCCCACTGACTGTATGTAATGCCATAGAAATGATTCATCATAACTCATAAGCATGAAGTATAAATACACTCCCAGTCTGCAAGCATCACAAGAATACAATATGGCAATCACCAGGACTAACTCTCGTTGCACTGATAAATGGACAAGAGAGTACAAAGATGAATCTTCTAGCGATGGGCACAACCAATTTGCTTCTCCGTATAATATCAAACTATCTGAGCTTACAATGCCATTCCCCTACAGGATTTAACAGGATATAAGACATAGAACAACACATGCTCTCTTGCACCTTGCATTGCAAGATGGTAAAAAAAATTGAACTGGACAAATACACGCAATATAGTGTTAGATGAACCAAACCTGCATTTCAAGCCACAAGAAAATCGAGGCTGATGAGTCAGCAAC
This genomic window contains:
- the LOC123159008 gene encoding tetraspanin-2, with translation MAVSNNITACLNFLALICTIPVVATGLWFASKQGAECARLARWPVAILGGLLLLVALAGFVGAYWNRQGLLAAYLFAMAALITLLLALLVFAFAVTHGSGAYDVPGRAYREYRLEGFSGWLRGYVAGDPQRWEGIRACLAASDTCKKLTMETAFFIAPEQFYQSDLSPLQSGCCKPPTACGYAYVSPTVWTSPANPAADADCGVWSNDPRQLCYWCVSCKAGMLGTLRDQWRRANVALVAATVALLVVYVIGCSAFKNAQTEDLFRRYKWSNNT